In Populus nigra chromosome 1, ddPopNigr1.1, whole genome shotgun sequence, one genomic interval encodes:
- the LOC133683530 gene encoding G-type lectin S-receptor-like serine/threonine-protein kinase RLK1: protein MDSKFAFSCLLFSFLVSLHSVMCQTSGIVNVGESLTAMGQNPPWLSPSNDFAFGFRQISENDDFFLLAIWYYKIPDRTVVWYANGGNPAPRGSKVELTADRGLVLKDPRDSEIWRSDFSIGTVTHGIMNDTGNFVLFNVSSGSQAVWQSFSYPTDTLLPTQTMEIEGMLSSRKSETNFSQGRFQFRLQRIGSAVLYPINLPSKLPYNQYYTTGTEGAANSSNAGIQVVFDELGYLYVRKRNDERFNLTPDEMVPVTGYYHKATLNFDGVFTISLHPKNSSSNETWTVITTIPRNICAELNEEPGSGICGFNNVCKLKDDQRPTCECPQGYSLVDPDDKYGSCKPDFLQGCEVEGQRPQEDLYTLVELQNTDWPPSDYELIKPCSQEDCRKSCLQDCFCAAAVSKFNAYCWKKKLPLSNGRKDIAVSSVAFLKVSKANSTLQNTLCRPPIAENNQDSSIIIVSVLLGGSVIVIFVLAGLLCSASFFYHKKHAENHQQESSMGINLRCLNYKELEDATNGFNEELGRGSFGIVYKGIIETGPTVPISIAVKKLDRLVEDGDEEFKTEVKVIGQTHHKNLVRLLGYCNEGQNRLLVYEFLSNGTLASLLFGDLKPSWHQRTQIALGTGKGLLYLHEECSTQIIHCDIKPQNILLDGSYNARISDFGLAKLLMINQTHTKTNIRGTRGYVAPEWFRSKPITVKVDVYSFGVMLLEIISCRRSVVIETGENDREILTDWAYDCFRRGTLDALVDDDPEATSDMKRLEKYVMIALWCIQEDPSLRPTMKKVMLMLEGIVQVAIPPCPCSFSGIIS, encoded by the coding sequence ATGGACTCTAAATTTGCCTTCTCATGTCTTCTGTTCTCCTTCCTCGTGTCCCTGCATTCTGTCATGTGTCAAACGAGCGGTATTGTTAATGTGGGCGAATCCCTCACTGCCATGGGTCAGAATCCTCCATGGCTTTCTCCTTCCAATGATTTTGCGTTTGGATTCCGCCAAATAAGCGAGAATGATGATTTCTTCTTGCTTGCCATATGGTATTATAAAATTCCTGACAGAACCGTAGTTTGGTATGCTAACGGAGGAAATCCTGCACCGAGAGGATCAAAGGTTGAGCTAACTGCAGACCGTGGGCTAGTGCTTAAAGATCCTCGAGACTCAGAGATATGGAGATCAGATTTCAGCATAGGCACAGTCACCCATGGTATAATGAATGATACAGGCAACTTTGTGCTTTTCAATGTAAGCTCTGGATCTCAAGCGGTATGGCAGAGCTTTAGCTATCCTACTGACACTTTGTTGCCTACTCAGACAATGGAGATAGAAGGGATGCTTTCTTCTAGGAAATCAGAAACCAACTTCTCTCAAGGAAGGTTCCAGTTCCGTTTGCAAAGAATTGGAAGTGCAGTCCTCTATCCAATAAACCTCCCCTCCAAACTCCCTTATAATCAATACTATACCACAGGTACTGAGGGCGCTGCAAATTCATCAAATGCTGGTATCCAAGTGGTCTTTGATGAGTTAGGCTACTTGTACGTAcgaaaaagaaatgatgaaagATTCAATCTTACACCAGATGAGATGGTTCCAGTAACGGGTTATTATCACAAAGCAACCCTCAATTTTGATGGAGTCTTCACAATATCTCTTCATCCAAAGAATTCCTCGAGTAATGAGACCTGGACAGTCATTACGACCATACCGAGAAACATTTGTGCAGAACTCAACGAAGAACCGGGAAGTGGGATTTGCGGCTTCAACAATGTCTGCAAACTCAAGGATGATCAAAGGCCAACATGTGAATGCCCACAAGGTTACTCATTAGTCGATCCAGATGATAAATATGGAAGCTGCAAACCTGATTTCCTTCAAGGCTGCGAAGTAGAAGGGCAGAGACCTCAGGAAGATTTATACACCTTGGTGGAACTTCAAAACACCGACTGGCCACCATCTGATTACGAGTTGATTAAGCCTTGTAGTCAAGAAGACTGCAGAAAGTCTTGTCTGCAGGATTGTTTTTGTGCTGCGGCTGTGTCAAAATTTAATGCTTACTGTTGGAAGAAGAAGTTACCTCTCTCCAATGGGAGAAAAGATATTGCAGTTAGTTCTGTGGCTTTTCTTAAAGTAAGTAAAGCTAATTCAACATTGCAGAACACTCTTTGTCGACCTCCAATTGCCGAGAATAACCAGGACAGTTCGATCATTATCGTGTCGGTGCTTTTAGGTGGCTCGGTGATTGTCATCTTCGTATTGGCTGGCCTCTTATGTTCAGCTTCTTTCTTCTATCACAAGAAGCACGCAGAAAATCACCAACAAGAAAGTTCCATGGGAATAAATTTGCGGTGTTTAAACTACAAAGAGCTAGAGGATGCTACAAATGGATTCAATGAAGAACTGGGAAGAGGATCTTTCGGAATTGTCTATAAAGGGATAATAGAAACTGGTCCGACAGTCCCTATTTCCATTGCAGTCAAGAAGTTAGACAGATTAGTTGAAGACGGCGACgaggaattcaaaactgaaGTCAAAGTGATTGGCCAAACACATCACAAGAATCTTGTTCGACTGCTAGGGTATTGTAATGAAGGACAGAACAGGTTGCTGGTTTATGAGTTCTTGAGCAATGGTACTTTGGCAAGCTTACTCTTTGGAGACTTGAAACCCAGTTGGCACCAGAGGACTCAAATCGCCTTGGGGACTGGGAAAGGCCTCTTGTACTTGCATGAAGAATGCAGCACCCAAATCATTCACTGCGACATAAAGCCACAAAACATACTTCTTGATGGCTCCTACAATGCTCGAATTTCTGACTTTGGGTTGGCAAAGCTTTTGATGATCAATCAGACACATACAAAAACCAACATTAGAGGTACAAGAGGGTATGTTGCACCTGAATGGTTCAGGTCTAAACCAATCACTGTAAAGGTTGACGTGTACAGTTTTGGAGTCATGCTGCTCGAGATCATTTCTTGCCGAAGAAGTGTTGTTATTGAAACAGGCGAGAATGATAGAGAAATTCTGACAGACTGGGCTTATGATTGCTTTCGCAGAGGCACACTTGATGCTTTAGTTGATGATGATCCAGAGGCCACAAGTGATATGAAAAGACTAGAGAAATATGTGATGATTGCGCTTTGGTGCATCCAGGAAGACCCCTCTCTGAGGCCTACCATGAAAAAGGTTATGCTGATGCTGGAAGGAATTGTTCAAGTTGCCATCCCACCATGTCCATGTTCATTCAGTGGCATAATAAGCTGA
- the LOC133688060 gene encoding uncharacterized protein LOC133688060 isoform X3 codes for MRATVDLNFTIQSIKSLSFPLRLIPPILNMRIRNSRPSFPIPQVPQAVLRSNHLRSQFRHFDERFLVEEENRRIGWLYYPLRKHSSLDVQKVRPHDGLQSAIASEIKSSDFVEKKTGKENCMPAMQSHVSQKLEEPDKEGRTSNSSASSKRNVKGPRFSASVVLALPAPCTQPARGKKVYRTQKELPLKKRKKSRKLEIERTQAEREEATTVKPARTKEAFNKHDTSQKISWWKQLLCMAKSQTERGEGQGRLQCISQWQL; via the exons ATGAGGGCTACGGTAGACCTCAATTTCACCATCCAATCTATTAAGAGTCTCTCTTTTCCTCTTCGCTTAATTCCTCCCATTCTAAATATGAGAATTCGAAATAGCCGGCCTTCTTTTCCTATTCCACAGGTGCCGCAAGCTGTACTAAGGTCTAACCATCTTCGTTCACAGTTTCGGCACTTTGATGAGCGATTCTTGGTTGAAGAAGAGAACCGGCGCATTGGATGGCTGTATTATCCTTTAAGAAAACATTCAAGTCTGGATGTACAAAAGGTGCGGCCACATGATGGGCTCCAATCAGCAATTGCTAGCGAAATCAAATCTTCAGATTTTGTAGAAAAGAAAACTGGAAAAGAGAATTGCATGCCTGCGATGCAAAGCCAT GTGTCACAAAAACTTGAAGAACCTGATAAGGAAGGAAGAACATCAAATTCTTCTGCATCTTCTAAAAG GAATGTAAAAGGTCCCAGGTTTTCAGCCAGTGTTGTCCTTGCCCTTCCAGCACCCTGCACTCAACCAG CTCGTGGCAAAAAAGTTTATCGTACACAAAAGGAACTTCCcttgaagaaaaggaagaagtcCCGGAAATTGGAAATTGAAAGAACGCAGGCAGAAAGGGAAGAAGCTACTACTGTAAAGCCGGCCAGAACAAAAGAAGCTTTCAACAAGCATGACACCAGTCAG AAGATAAGTTGGTGGAAACAGCTACTCT GCATGGCGAAAAGCCAAACAGAAAGAGGGGAAGGCCAAGGAAGGCTTCAGTGCATCAGTCAATGGCAACTTTAG
- the LOC133688060 gene encoding uncharacterized protein LOC133688060 isoform X1 yields the protein MRATVDLNFTIQSIKSLSFPLRLIPPILNMRIRNSRPSFPIPQVPQAVLRSNHLRSQFRHFDERFLVEEENRRIGWLYYPLRKHSSLDVQKVRPHDGLQSAIASEIKSSDFVEKKTGKENCMPAMQSHVSQKLEEPDKEGRTSNSSASSKRNVKGPRFSASVVLALPAPCTQPARGKKVYRTQKELPLKKRKKSRKLEIERTQAEREEATTVKPARTKEAFNKHDTSQVRTCINCLLNCELSPPHSSTYDSHGLQNEEDKLVETATLHGEKPNRKRGRPRKASVHQSMATLGMDQS from the exons ATGAGGGCTACGGTAGACCTCAATTTCACCATCCAATCTATTAAGAGTCTCTCTTTTCCTCTTCGCTTAATTCCTCCCATTCTAAATATGAGAATTCGAAATAGCCGGCCTTCTTTTCCTATTCCACAGGTGCCGCAAGCTGTACTAAGGTCTAACCATCTTCGTTCACAGTTTCGGCACTTTGATGAGCGATTCTTGGTTGAAGAAGAGAACCGGCGCATTGGATGGCTGTATTATCCTTTAAGAAAACATTCAAGTCTGGATGTACAAAAGGTGCGGCCACATGATGGGCTCCAATCAGCAATTGCTAGCGAAATCAAATCTTCAGATTTTGTAGAAAAGAAAACTGGAAAAGAGAATTGCATGCCTGCGATGCAAAGCCAT GTGTCACAAAAACTTGAAGAACCTGATAAGGAAGGAAGAACATCAAATTCTTCTGCATCTTCTAAAAG GAATGTAAAAGGTCCCAGGTTTTCAGCCAGTGTTGTCCTTGCCCTTCCAGCACCCTGCACTCAACCAG CTCGTGGCAAAAAAGTTTATCGTACACAAAAGGAACTTCCcttgaagaaaaggaagaagtcCCGGAAATTGGAAATTGAAAGAACGCAGGCAGAAAGGGAAGAAGCTACTACTGTAAAGCCGGCCAGAACAAAAGAAGCTTTCAACAAGCATGACACCAGTCAGGTGAGGACCTGCATCAATTGTTTGTTGAATTGTGAATTATCGCCCCCTCATTCAAGCACTTATGATTCGCATGGGCTTCAAAATGAAGAAGATAAGTTGGTGGAAACAGCTACTCT GCATGGCGAAAAGCCAAACAGAAAGAGGGGAAGGCCAAGGAAGGCTTCAGTGCATCAGTCAATGGCAACTTTAG gcATGGATCAAAGCTAA
- the LOC133688060 gene encoding uncharacterized protein LOC133688060 isoform X2 gives MRATVDLNFTIQSIKSLSFPLRLIPPILNMRIRNSRPSFPIPQVPQAVLRSNHLRSQFRHFDERFLVEEENRRIGWLYYPLRKHSSLDVQKVRPHDGLQSAIASEIKSSDFVEKKTGKENCMPAMQSHVSQKLEEPDKEGRTSNSSASSKRNVKGPRFSASVVLALPAPCTQPARGKKVYRTQKELPLKKRKKSRKLEIERTQAEREEATTVKPARTKEAFNKHDTSQAWRKAKQKEGKAKEGFSASVNGNFRHGSKLMQRSARPHMK, from the exons ATGAGGGCTACGGTAGACCTCAATTTCACCATCCAATCTATTAAGAGTCTCTCTTTTCCTCTTCGCTTAATTCCTCCCATTCTAAATATGAGAATTCGAAATAGCCGGCCTTCTTTTCCTATTCCACAGGTGCCGCAAGCTGTACTAAGGTCTAACCATCTTCGTTCACAGTTTCGGCACTTTGATGAGCGATTCTTGGTTGAAGAAGAGAACCGGCGCATTGGATGGCTGTATTATCCTTTAAGAAAACATTCAAGTCTGGATGTACAAAAGGTGCGGCCACATGATGGGCTCCAATCAGCAATTGCTAGCGAAATCAAATCTTCAGATTTTGTAGAAAAGAAAACTGGAAAAGAGAATTGCATGCCTGCGATGCAAAGCCAT GTGTCACAAAAACTTGAAGAACCTGATAAGGAAGGAAGAACATCAAATTCTTCTGCATCTTCTAAAAG GAATGTAAAAGGTCCCAGGTTTTCAGCCAGTGTTGTCCTTGCCCTTCCAGCACCCTGCACTCAACCAG CTCGTGGCAAAAAAGTTTATCGTACACAAAAGGAACTTCCcttgaagaaaaggaagaagtcCCGGAAATTGGAAATTGAAAGAACGCAGGCAGAAAGGGAAGAAGCTACTACTGTAAAGCCGGCCAGAACAAAAGAAGCTTTCAACAAGCATGACACCAGTCAG GCATGGCGAAAAGCCAAACAGAAAGAGGGGAAGGCCAAGGAAGGCTTCAGTGCATCAGTCAATGGCAACTTTAG gcATGGATCAAAGCTAATGCAGAGGAGTGCAAGGCCACACATGAAATAA